The proteins below are encoded in one region of Holophagaceae bacterium:
- a CDS encoding molybdopterin oxidoreductase family protein translates to MSTTPKSLAELRDVYGPHLNLAPPGGWDADLEPDKLVKTHCCFCGQQCGIQLKVKDNRVVGFEPWTEFPFNEGKLCPKGVKRYLQGNHPDRLTSALVRTEHGFAEVDWEAAMAHTVNEIERIQTQYGKDAFAVLSGVSLTNEKSYLAGKFARLGLGTKNLDYNGRLCMVSAGVGNKKAFGVDRAANSWADIVGADVIWVTGANVAECAPITTDYIWRARDRGAKLIVVDPRITPLARTADLVLPLKPGSDCALTNGVLHLLHKWDLIDWDFVKAHTTGFEQALEEVKDCTPEWTSGLTGLPVAAIEKAARMWGEAETSFLLHARGIEHQSKGVENVLGCINMVLATGRIGKPNCGYATITGQGNGQGGREHGHKCDQLPGNRDIENPEHRKYICEVWNCTDEELPGKGLTAQEIMNAIHTGEIKGLLSLCFNPLVSLPDTEFTRAALSRLEFYVNLDFFLSETAQHADVVLPAALHEEDEGTTTSAEGRVIRINKAVEPPGDARADWKILVEIAQRLGKEKWFGHFTSPEAIFNELRVASKGGTADYFGITYEKIEKNLGVFWPCPELDHPGTPRLFEGGKFFHPDGKAKFIPTRWRPPMEVVDAEYPIWLTTGRVVFHYLSGTQTRRIGFLVEQCPHPYLEIHPRLAALHGIEEGDAVEITSRRGALVLPAKVVKSIRPDTVFIPYHWPGELSANRLTARHLDPLSKIPEYKVSSVRIAKTTKDRFPAELAELQRMAFEARTDQANLPEQVF, encoded by the coding sequence ATGAGCACAACGCCCAAATCCCTGGCGGAACTTCGGGACGTCTATGGCCCCCACCTAAACCTGGCGCCCCCGGGAGGCTGGGACGCGGATCTCGAGCCGGACAAGCTCGTGAAGACCCATTGCTGCTTCTGCGGCCAGCAGTGCGGTATCCAGCTCAAGGTGAAGGACAACCGCGTGGTCGGATTCGAGCCTTGGACGGAGTTCCCCTTCAACGAAGGCAAGCTCTGCCCGAAGGGCGTCAAGCGCTACCTCCAAGGCAACCACCCGGACCGCCTGACCTCGGCGCTTGTGCGCACAGAGCATGGCTTCGCCGAAGTGGATTGGGAAGCGGCCATGGCGCACACGGTCAACGAGATCGAACGCATCCAAACCCAGTACGGCAAGGACGCCTTCGCGGTGCTCTCGGGCGTCTCCCTCACCAACGAGAAGAGCTACCTGGCCGGGAAGTTCGCGCGGCTGGGCCTCGGGACGAAAAATCTCGACTACAACGGCCGCCTTTGCATGGTGAGCGCCGGGGTGGGCAACAAGAAGGCCTTTGGCGTGGATCGCGCCGCCAACTCCTGGGCTGACATTGTGGGAGCGGATGTCATCTGGGTGACCGGCGCCAACGTAGCTGAATGCGCCCCCATCACCACGGACTACATCTGGCGGGCTCGGGACCGCGGGGCGAAGCTGATCGTTGTGGATCCGCGCATCACCCCGCTGGCCCGCACCGCGGATCTCGTGTTGCCCCTGAAACCCGGCAGCGACTGCGCGCTGACCAATGGCGTGCTGCACCTGTTGCACAAATGGGATCTCATCGACTGGGACTTCGTGAAGGCCCACACCACTGGCTTCGAGCAGGCTTTGGAGGAAGTGAAGGACTGCACGCCGGAATGGACCTCCGGGCTGACGGGCCTGCCCGTGGCGGCGATCGAGAAGGCCGCGCGGATGTGGGGCGAGGCCGAGACGAGCTTCCTGCTGCACGCCCGCGGCATCGAGCACCAGAGCAAGGGGGTGGAGAATGTGCTCGGTTGCATCAACATGGTCCTGGCCACCGGCCGCATCGGGAAGCCCAACTGCGGCTACGCGACCATCACGGGCCAGGGCAACGGGCAGGGCGGGCGCGAGCACGGCCACAAGTGCGACCAGCTGCCCGGCAATCGCGATATCGAAAACCCCGAGCACCGGAAATACATCTGCGAGGTCTGGAACTGCACCGACGAGGAACTGCCCGGAAAAGGCCTCACCGCCCAGGAGATCATGAACGCCATCCATACAGGCGAGATCAAGGGCCTGCTCAGCCTTTGTTTCAATCCGCTGGTGAGCCTTCCAGACACTGAGTTCACCCGAGCTGCGCTTAGCAGGCTCGAGTTCTACGTGAACCTGGATTTCTTTCTGAGCGAAACGGCGCAGCATGCCGACGTGGTGCTGCCTGCGGCATTGCACGAGGAAGACGAGGGCACCACCACATCGGCGGAAGGCCGCGTGATCCGGATCAACAAGGCTGTGGAGCCGCCGGGAGATGCCCGTGCCGACTGGAAGATCCTTGTCGAGATCGCTCAGCGCTTGGGTAAAGAAAAGTGGTTCGGCCACTTCACAAGCCCGGAAGCCATCTTCAACGAATTGAGAGTGGCATCCAAAGGCGGCACCGCGGATTATTTCGGCATCACCTACGAGAAGATCGAGAAGAACCTGGGCGTGTTCTGGCCCTGTCCAGAACTCGATCATCCGGGCACGCCGCGCCTTTTTGAAGGCGGGAAATTCTTCCACCCGGATGGCAAGGCCAAGTTCATTCCGACCCGCTGGCGGCCGCCCATGGAGGTGGTGGATGCCGAGTATCCCATTTGGCTGACCACAGGCCGGGTGGTTTTCCACTACCTCAGCGGAACCCAGACCCGGCGCATCGGCTTCCTGGTGGAACAGTGCCCGCATCCATACTTGGAAATCCACCCGCGGCTCGCAGCGCTGCATGGCATCGAAGAGGGTGACGCCGTGGAGATCACCTCCCGGCGCGGCGCCCTGGTACTTCCGGCCAAAGTGGTGAAATCCATCCGCCCCGACACGGTCTTCATCCCATACCACTGGCCCGGCGAACTCAGCGCCAACCGCCTCACCGCCAGGCACCTGGATCCCTTGAGCAAGATCCCCGAGTACAAGGTGAGTTCAGTCCGCATCGCCAAGACCACCAAGGACCGCTTCCCCGCCGAGCTGGCGGAGCTTCAGCGCATGGCCTTTGAGGCCCGGACCGATCAGGCGAACCTTCCTGAGCAGGTGTTTTGA
- a CDS encoding 4Fe-4S binding protein, whose protein sequence is MVSDEYGFFIDPQRCIGCRACVGACAECGTHKGRPMIHLDEMDRMESPQTVPTVCMHCEDPICAQVCPADAIKRTDDGVVHSSQKPRCIGCENCELSCPFGVPIVFSGMEQMLKCDLCYDRTSEGLKPMCATVCPSQALLYVPKHQVAEMRRSKPVREFLVGTLKVKTRTAVMVPDSEIPLHLDAALLIEGGF, encoded by the coding sequence ATGGTTTCGGACGAATACGGCTTTTTCATCGATCCCCAGCGCTGCATCGGCTGCCGGGCCTGCGTGGGCGCCTGCGCGGAGTGCGGCACCCACAAGGGGCGGCCGATGATCCACCTGGATGAGATGGACCGCATGGAATCGCCGCAGACGGTGCCTACGGTATGCATGCACTGCGAAGATCCCATCTGCGCCCAGGTCTGTCCGGCGGACGCCATCAAGCGGACCGATGACGGCGTGGTGCACAGTTCCCAGAAGCCCCGCTGCATCGGGTGCGAGAATTGCGAGCTGAGCTGTCCTTTCGGTGTGCCGATCGTCTTCAGCGGCATGGAGCAGATGCTCAAGTGCGACCTCTGCTACGACCGCACCAGCGAAGGCCTGAAACCCATGTGCGCCACCGTGTGCCCCAGCCAGGCCCTGCTCTACGTGCCCAAGCACCAGGTTGCCGAGATGCGCCGGTCCAAGCCTGTGCGCGAGTTCCTCGTCGGTACGCTGAAGGTGAAGACACGAACCGCGGTGATGGTGCCTGATTCCGAGATCCCCCTCCACTTGGACGCCGCGTTGCTGATTGAAGGAGGCTTCTGA
- a CDS encoding Rieske (2Fe-2S) protein, with the protein MAHWKDAFPVDIAGESRHSRREFARFLALVSTGFTAGIGYLWARRKPLEGAPSGEGGTAVAVCLDAELQPGQSRLFAFRDDQDKCILVRTLKGELKSYRQVCTHLGCAVRWDGARLECPCHLGFFEVEQGFPVQGPPTRPLGGIALEIRKDGMIWAVGDVSKPNAPGHMAAKCPGEARNREVIA; encoded by the coding sequence ATGGCCCATTGGAAGGATGCTTTTCCTGTGGATATCGCTGGAGAATCCCGGCACTCCAGGCGGGAGTTCGCCCGGTTCCTGGCCCTGGTCTCCACCGGCTTCACCGCTGGAATCGGCTACCTGTGGGCCCGCCGGAAGCCCCTGGAGGGAGCGCCCAGCGGGGAGGGCGGCACCGCCGTGGCCGTCTGCCTGGATGCGGAGCTGCAACCAGGGCAGAGCAGGCTCTTTGCCTTTCGGGATGACCAGGACAAGTGCATCCTCGTGCGGACTTTGAAGGGCGAATTGAAATCCTACCGTCAGGTGTGTACCCACCTCGGATGCGCGGTGCGCTGGGATGGCGCGCGCCTGGAATGCCCCTGCCACCTAGGGTTCTTCGAAGTGGAGCAGGGTTTTCCGGTGCAGGGGCCTCCGACCCGGCCGCTCGGCGGGATCGCCCTCGAGATCCGCAAGGACGGGATGATCTGGGCCGTGGGCGATGTCTCGAAACCCAACGCCCCTGGGCACATGGCAGCAAAATGTCCTGGAGAAGCACGCAACCGGGAGGTGATCGCATGA
- a CDS encoding MFS transporter, with amino-acid sequence MDQKAKSLSALTMSTLAFTLCFAVWTLNGVLVTFLVENGVFRWDQAQIGWLIGIPVLTGSLMRLPVGLLTDKFGGRKVYTILLLLSAIPMYLLGSVNSYAGFVWASLGFGLSGAAFAVGIAFTSVWFSKERQGTALGIFGAGNAGSAITSMGAPWLLKKLTLAGINIEGWRTAPKIYAAALVVMAVLFFIFTSEKKTEHAADRSLAQMLAPLKYVRVWRFGLYYFLVFGCFVALAQWLIPYYVSVYGMSLAMAGLLAACFSLPSGLIRAFGGWLSDRFGARTVMYWTFGVSLFTCAALMVPRMSIDSPGPAVLAVAGGEVKSVEKGMIQVGDLNYAYKVKAQGTGSTDDRVMVFPRSEFWQEPVVAAGEKVKKKQVLAKGSTHVFFQANVWIFTFLVFMVGITWGVGKAAVYKYIPDYFPTEVGVVGGIVGVIGGLGGFAGPILFGYMLKATGLWTTMWMVLSLLSLVCLAWLHFVVRRINHEEAPGLVHLIDHAN; translated from the coding sequence ATGGACCAGAAGGCCAAGTCCCTCTCGGCGCTCACCATGAGCACCCTCGCTTTCACGCTCTGCTTCGCGGTCTGGACGCTGAACGGCGTGTTGGTGACCTTCCTGGTGGAGAACGGCGTCTTCCGCTGGGATCAGGCCCAGATCGGCTGGCTCATCGGCATCCCGGTCCTGACCGGGTCCCTGATGCGCCTGCCCGTGGGGTTGCTCACGGATAAATTCGGCGGCCGGAAGGTCTACACCATTCTGCTGCTCCTATCCGCGATCCCCATGTACCTGCTGGGCAGCGTGAATTCCTATGCAGGGTTTGTCTGGGCCTCGCTCGGCTTTGGGCTCAGCGGCGCGGCCTTCGCCGTGGGCATCGCCTTCACATCGGTCTGGTTCAGCAAGGAACGGCAGGGCACGGCGCTCGGGATCTTCGGCGCGGGCAACGCCGGCAGCGCCATTACGAGCATGGGCGCGCCTTGGCTTCTGAAAAAACTCACCCTGGCGGGCATCAACATCGAAGGATGGCGCACCGCACCGAAAATATACGCCGCGGCCTTGGTGGTGATGGCGGTCCTCTTTTTCATCTTCACCTCCGAGAAAAAGACCGAGCATGCCGCGGACAGGAGCCTGGCCCAGATGCTCGCTCCCCTGAAGTACGTGCGGGTTTGGCGATTCGGGCTCTACTATTTTCTGGTCTTCGGCTGCTTCGTGGCCCTGGCCCAGTGGTTGATCCCCTATTACGTGAGCGTCTACGGCATGAGCCTGGCCATGGCCGGTCTGTTGGCCGCCTGCTTCAGCCTCCCCTCGGGCCTCATCCGCGCGTTCGGGGGCTGGCTCTCCGATAGGTTCGGCGCCCGGACGGTGATGTACTGGACCTTCGGCGTCAGCCTTTTCACCTGCGCGGCGCTGATGGTGCCCCGCATGAGCATCGACTCCCCGGGCCCCGCGGTGCTGGCTGTGGCCGGCGGGGAAGTGAAATCGGTCGAGAAGGGGATGATCCAGGTTGGAGATTTGAACTACGCCTACAAGGTGAAAGCCCAAGGCACCGGCTCCACCGATGACCGCGTGATGGTGTTTCCCAGATCGGAATTCTGGCAGGAACCTGTCGTGGCGGCGGGCGAGAAGGTGAAAAAGAAGCAGGTCCTCGCCAAGGGTTCCACGCATGTGTTCTTCCAGGCCAATGTCTGGATCTTCACCTTCCTCGTGTTCATGGTCGGCATCACCTGGGGCGTGGGGAAAGCGGCGGTCTACAAGTACATTCCTGACTATTTCCCCACCGAGGTCGGCGTGGTGGGCGGCATCGTGGGCGTCATCGGCGGGCTGGGCGGCTTCGCCGGGCCGATCCTGTTCGGATACATGCTGAAAGCCACGGGCCTTTGGACCACCATGTGGATGGTGCTGTCGCTGCTGTCGCTCGTCTGCCTCGCATGGCTCCATTTCGTCGTCCGCCGCATCAACCACGAAGAAGCGCCTGGACTCGTCCACCTCATCGACCACGCCAACTGA
- a CDS encoding NarK/NasA family nitrate transporter: MAKLTNWNPEDPKAWEQGTSKTAWRNLAISVPSLLCAFAVWMFWSVLTVRMKEAGFPFTPAQLFTLISIAGLSGATLRIPSSFLVSLAGGRNTIALTTALLIIPALGAGIALQDKTTSFSTFAVMAALSGIGGGNFASSMSNINGFFPKRLAGLALGLNAGVGNLGVSIMQFLVPAVMGAAMFGSLAGAPHLVAATGKQMWVQNGAFVWVPVLAVLAVSAWFLMDNREGQDSEPLGLALLKILGLHLIGFAATAVGVLLLLNFKMGLLSQMGVLVLTIVVCLGLMKLLPGKIKTGLDAQFLIFPNKHTWVMTVLYLMTFGSFIGFSSALPLLIKEVFGKFPIGTINPNSPNPLAYAFLGPLVGSLVRPIGGMLSDKFKGSRVTQWSTVLMIIGALGVAHYVKLAQGSMTPEAHFAPFLGLFLLLFVATGLGNGSTFQMVPFIFEPKLAGPVLGWTSAAAAYGSFIIPAVFKTQVAAGKVEYALYGFAAFYAVCLVLNWWYYSRKNAEVKC, translated from the coding sequence ATGGCCAAGCTGACCAATTGGAACCCTGAAGATCCCAAGGCCTGGGAGCAAGGCACCTCGAAGACGGCTTGGCGCAACTTGGCCATCAGCGTGCCCAGCCTGCTCTGCGCCTTCGCGGTGTGGATGTTCTGGAGCGTATTGACCGTGCGAATGAAGGAGGCCGGCTTTCCTTTCACGCCCGCCCAGCTCTTCACCCTGATCTCCATTGCCGGGCTGAGCGGGGCGACCCTGCGCATCCCCAGCTCTTTCCTGGTGTCCTTGGCCGGGGGCCGGAATACCATCGCGCTCACCACGGCGCTGCTGATCATCCCGGCCCTGGGCGCAGGCATCGCGCTTCAGGACAAGACCACCAGCTTCTCGACCTTCGCGGTGATGGCGGCTCTCTCGGGCATCGGCGGCGGCAACTTCGCCTCGTCCATGTCCAACATCAACGGGTTCTTCCCCAAGCGGCTGGCGGGTCTTGCCCTGGGCCTGAACGCGGGAGTGGGCAACCTCGGCGTGAGCATCATGCAATTCCTGGTGCCCGCTGTCATGGGCGCGGCCATGTTCGGCTCGCTTGCGGGCGCGCCGCACCTCGTGGCCGCCACGGGCAAGCAGATGTGGGTGCAGAACGGCGCCTTTGTGTGGGTGCCCGTCCTGGCGGTATTGGCGGTGTCGGCTTGGTTCCTCATGGACAACCGGGAAGGCCAGGACAGCGAGCCGCTGGGCCTTGCCCTGCTGAAGATCCTGGGTCTGCACCTCATCGGCTTCGCGGCCACGGCCGTGGGTGTGCTGCTGCTCCTCAACTTCAAGATGGGCCTCCTCTCGCAGATGGGCGTGCTGGTGCTCACCATCGTGGTATGCCTGGGGCTCATGAAGCTGTTGCCTGGAAAGATCAAGACCGGGCTCGACGCCCAATTCCTGATCTTCCCGAACAAACACACCTGGGTCATGACCGTGCTCTATCTGATGACCTTCGGCAGCTTCATCGGGTTCAGTTCAGCCTTGCCCCTGCTCATCAAAGAGGTCTTCGGGAAGTTTCCCATCGGCACCATCAATCCCAATTCGCCGAATCCGCTGGCCTACGCCTTCCTCGGACCGTTGGTGGGCAGCCTCGTGCGGCCCATCGGCGGCATGCTTTCGGACAAGTTCAAAGGCAGCCGTGTGACCCAGTGGTCCACGGTGTTGATGATCATCGGCGCGCTGGGCGTGGCGCACTACGTGAAGCTGGCCCAGGGCTCCATGACGCCTGAGGCCCATTTCGCGCCCTTTCTCGGGCTCTTCCTCTTGCTCTTCGTGGCCACGGGGCTGGGCAACGGCTCTACGTTCCAGATGGTCCCCTTCATCTTCGAACCCAAGCTCGCGGGGCCTGTCCTGGGATGGACTTCCGCAGCCGCGGCCTACGGTTCCTTCATCATTCCCGCGGTGTTCAAGACCCAGGTCGCCGCCGGGAAGGTGGAATACGCGCTCTACGGTTTCGCCGCTTTCTATGCGGTCTGTCTGGTCCTGAACTGGTGGTACTACTCCCGGAAAAACGCCGAAGTAAAGTGCTGA
- a CDS encoding alginate export family protein: protein MPRTTNHVILGLALTATASSLLAADESSPIKALASGKASLELRTRYEHVDDAAALKTADTLTNRLALAWRSGSWRGISAFAQFENISTLAEPRYFVPQTGYGRSVRAVVADPPLSQLNQFYVEWKGLRVGRQAINLDNQRFVGSVAWRQNDQTFTGATFTNKSWIPRTEFTIGHLTQVQNIFGQTKPITAALVNLHVAFVPQGHFRAFHYAFDEGDQSLRNLAGLVTKDTSFAHTGARLDGEAWNVLYDASFSTQKKYRDATDSGTLDAKYRFLGLGYRIAKEHTVMLVEERLDAAFKTPYATLHAWNGWADRFLATPAAGLVDRYGQYRGKAGAWSFEASHHAFSAEQGGAAYGRETDVLVGYKPKPWLTLLLKAADYRADAGTPTLGAANKNLKKLWFQTLLTF from the coding sequence ATGCCCCGAACCACGAATCACGTCATCCTGGGCCTCGCCCTGACGGCTACGGCATCAAGCCTGCTGGCCGCGGACGAGTCCAGCCCCATCAAGGCCCTCGCCAGCGGCAAAGCCAGCCTTGAGCTGCGGACCCGCTACGAGCATGTGGACGACGCGGCCGCGCTCAAGACCGCCGACACCCTCACCAACCGGCTGGCGCTGGCCTGGCGGTCCGGCAGCTGGCGGGGCATCTCCGCGTTCGCCCAGTTCGAGAACATTTCCACCCTCGCGGAACCGCGCTACTTCGTGCCCCAGACCGGGTATGGGCGCAGCGTGCGCGCGGTGGTGGCGGATCCGCCTTTGAGCCAGCTCAACCAGTTCTATGTGGAATGGAAGGGGCTGCGCGTGGGACGCCAGGCCATCAACCTGGACAACCAGCGGTTCGTGGGATCCGTGGCCTGGCGGCAGAACGACCAGACCTTCACCGGCGCCACGTTCACCAACAAGTCCTGGATCCCCCGCACCGAATTCACGATCGGCCATCTCACCCAAGTGCAGAACATCTTCGGCCAGACCAAGCCCATCACCGCTGCGTTGGTCAACCTGCATGTCGCCTTCGTTCCCCAGGGGCATTTCCGGGCCTTCCACTATGCTTTCGATGAAGGAGACCAATCGCTCCGGAATTTGGCGGGCTTGGTCACCAAGGACACCTCCTTCGCGCACACGGGTGCAAGGCTGGATGGGGAGGCTTGGAACGTGCTCTACGATGCCTCCTTCTCCACCCAGAAGAAATACAGGGACGCCACAGACAGCGGCACCCTGGATGCGAAATACCGTTTCCTCGGCCTGGGCTACCGGATCGCGAAGGAACATACGGTCATGCTCGTGGAAGAGCGCCTGGACGCTGCCTTCAAGACCCCCTACGCGACCCTCCATGCCTGGAACGGATGGGCGGACCGCTTCCTGGCGACGCCCGCCGCGGGGCTGGTGGACCGCTATGGGCAATACCGGGGAAAGGCCGGCGCCTGGTCTTTCGAGGCTTCGCACCACGCCTTTTCGGCAGAGCAGGGTGGCGCGGCCTACGGCCGGGAAACGGATGTGCTGGTCGGGTATAAACCCAAGCCGTGGCTGACCCTGCTTCTCAAAGCAGCGGATTACCGGGCGGATGCCGGGACGCCAACCCTGGGCGCCGCAAACAAGAATTTGAAGAAGCTTTGGTTCCAGACCCTGCTGACCTTCTGA
- a CDS encoding carboxymuconolactone decarboxylase family protein: MPKQSQLPKPPSAYSEFIARFPKLGQAWDLLAEGGKEGPLDERTARLVKLAIAIGAQKEGAVHASVRKALAIGITREELDQVVALSAGTLGLPSAVAAHTWVKETKAGGKGHGD; this comes from the coding sequence ATGCCTAAGCAGAGCCAGCTTCCCAAACCCCCCTCGGCTTACTCCGAGTTCATCGCCCGCTTCCCCAAGCTGGGCCAGGCTTGGGATCTCCTGGCGGAAGGCGGGAAGGAAGGCCCGCTGGACGAGCGGACCGCGCGGCTGGTGAAACTGGCCATCGCCATCGGCGCGCAGAAAGAGGGCGCGGTCCATGCCTCCGTGCGCAAGGCCCTGGCCATCGGCATCACCCGGGAAGAGCTGGACCAGGTGGTGGCGCTATCGGCCGGCACGTTGGGCTTGCCTTCGGCCGTGGCGGCCCACACTTGGGTCAAGGAGACCAAGGCGGGAGGGAAGGGCCATGGCGATTGA
- a CDS encoding nucleotidyltransferase family protein — protein sequence MAIEEPLGMLLLTGGQGRRLGGPKHGRPHPSGGTWGGHLVRVFREVAPRGPVQILGDPLPDIGDLAGTGIAVVPDPRQGPAVALSAWARSEPPPTIRWWVVPCDQVAWTAVDLLAWYSLAGDADPKGRGWVMVREGEREQPLGGFMGSMLIPSVASFEESRVRDLVARLPRCIVNSAAYRGLDVDLPADLEAWTKLR from the coding sequence ATGGCGATTGAAGAACCCCTTGGCATGCTGCTGCTGACCGGCGGCCAAGGGCGGCGTCTGGGCGGACCCAAGCATGGGCGGCCCCATCCCTCCGGCGGCACCTGGGGCGGCCATCTGGTCCGGGTGTTCCGCGAAGTGGCCCCGCGGGGCCCGGTGCAGATCCTGGGCGATCCCTTGCCGGATATCGGCGACCTAGCTGGCACGGGAATCGCTGTGGTGCCGGATCCCCGCCAGGGTCCGGCGGTCGCGCTTTCCGCCTGGGCCCGCTCGGAACCGCCTCCGACCATCCGCTGGTGGGTGGTGCCCTGCGATCAGGTGGCCTGGACAGCGGTGGATCTTCTGGCCTGGTACTCGCTGGCCGGAGATGCGGATCCCAAGGGCCGGGGCTGGGTGATGGTCCGGGAAGGCGAGCGGGAGCAGCCCCTCGGAGGCTTCATGGGCTCCATGCTGATCCCCTCGGTGGCTTCCTTCGAGGAAAGCCGTGTGCGGGATCTGGTGGCGCGGCTGCCCCGTTGCATCGTCAACAGCGCAGCGTACCGAGGGCTGGATGTGGACTTGCCTGCTGACCTGGAAGCGTGGACGAAGCTACGCTGA
- the speB gene encoding agmatinase has protein sequence MDEATLNDPRPAMHSSESPRHEFVSPYFLGSCDPAEADIVLFGVCWDGTSSFKAGSRFAGFAVREASFGMEEFSFYQDASLLDIKYADYGDLFLPPGQKARVLEDIGTAVREIRAKGQFPIAFGGEHLLAYPLIMAAFGDHPDLAVVHFDAHADLRPDLWGDEFTHATILGRVAEKIGFQNLFQFGIRSGSREEWELAQKHGTLHPFTKEEIAKVLDSLGDRPIYLTCDMDVLDPSIYPGTGTPEPGGIDYATFIGGLKQIKGRRLVGMDCLELAPHYDPSGVSAITMAKTLREMIILASWRKR, from the coding sequence GTGGACGAAGCTACGCTGAATGATCCGAGGCCAGCCATGCACAGCAGTGAATCCCCCCGCCATGAATTCGTGTCGCCCTATTTCCTGGGCTCCTGCGACCCGGCCGAGGCGGACATCGTGTTGTTCGGCGTGTGCTGGGATGGCACGTCTTCCTTCAAAGCGGGCAGCCGGTTCGCGGGTTTCGCGGTGCGGGAGGCCTCCTTCGGCATGGAGGAGTTCAGCTTCTACCAGGACGCGTCGCTCCTCGACATCAAGTACGCCGATTACGGCGATCTGTTCCTGCCGCCGGGCCAGAAGGCCAGGGTCCTGGAGGACATCGGCACCGCTGTGCGGGAGATCCGCGCCAAAGGGCAGTTCCCCATCGCCTTCGGAGGCGAGCATCTGCTGGCGTATCCGCTCATCATGGCGGCCTTCGGGGATCACCCGGATCTTGCTGTGGTCCATTTCGACGCCCATGCGGACCTGCGGCCGGACCTGTGGGGGGATGAGTTCACCCATGCCACGATCCTGGGGCGCGTGGCCGAGAAGATCGGCTTCCAGAATCTCTTCCAGTTCGGCATCCGCAGCGGCTCCCGGGAGGAGTGGGAACTCGCGCAAAAGCACGGCACCCTGCATCCTTTCACGAAAGAGGAGATCGCCAAGGTGCTGGATTCCCTGGGCGACCGCCCCATCTACCTGACCTGCGACATGGACGTGCTCGACCCGAGCATCTATCCAGGCACCGGCACGCCGGAACCCGGCGGCATCGACTACGCCACCTTCATCGGCGGCTTGAAGCAGATCAAAGGACGGCGCCTGGTGGGCATGGACTGTCTGGAACTGGCGCCCCACTACGACCCCAGCGGTGTCAGCGCCATCACCATGGCCAAGACCCTCAGGGAAATGATCATCCTGGCGAGTTGGCGGAAGCGCTGA
- a CDS encoding integration host factor subunit beta: MIKLDIANALMQAHPCSRATALQAVDLLTERMKQALLDGDRIEIRGFGVFEPRPRKRGMGRNIKTGDSVAIPKGKSIRFKPGKDLRAIEVE, translated from the coding sequence ATGATCAAGCTCGACATTGCCAACGCGCTGATGCAGGCGCATCCCTGCTCCCGGGCCACCGCACTCCAGGCCGTGGATCTGCTGACTGAGCGCATGAAGCAGGCCCTGCTGGACGGCGACCGCATCGAGATCCGCGGCTTCGGCGTGTTCGAGCCCCGGCCCCGCAAACGCGGCATGGGCCGCAACATCAAGACCGGGGACAGCGTCGCCATTCCCAAGGGCAAGAGCATCCGCTTCAAGCCGGGCAAGGACTTGAGGGCCATCGAAGTCGAGTAG